A genomic stretch from Sulfurovum sp. TSL1 includes:
- a CDS encoding alpha/beta hydrolase — MSNNDKVLILHGWGGSDAPHWQAELAAAIAKNYGTVSFPLLDNCHFPSKNRWIKQLKEILKDFKPDTVVCHSLANTLWFWLCQEEVPYIKRLFMVSPPSLTTEVDTIKTFFPCQLPEKLYAKEVQMIVSDNDPYIQVGEATSIAQQYDIPLTVIKDAGHINADSGYGKWNLIEKLVLDRA; from the coding sequence ATGTCAAACAACGATAAAGTACTCATCCTGCATGGCTGGGGAGGCAGCGATGCACCGCACTGGCAAGCAGAACTGGCTGCTGCCATCGCCAAAAACTATGGGACAGTCTCTTTCCCTCTGCTTGACAACTGTCACTTTCCCAGCAAGAACAGGTGGATCAAGCAACTCAAAGAGATACTTAAAGATTTTAAACCAGATACTGTTGTGTGTCATTCTTTGGCCAATACACTTTGGTTTTGGCTCTGCCAGGAAGAAGTACCTTATATAAAAAGACTTTTTATGGTCTCTCCACCGAGCCTCACAACTGAAGTTGATACCATCAAAACCTTTTTCCCTTGCCAACTGCCGGAAAAGCTCTATGCCAAAGAGGTACAGATGATCGTTTCGGACAATGACCCGTATATCCAGGTGGGAGAGGCCACAAGTATCGCACAACAGTATGATATCCCCCTCACTGTGATCAAGGATGCGGGCCATATCAATGCTGACAGCGGCTACGGTAAATGGAACCTTATAGAAAAACTTGTATTGGACAGAGCATGA
- the tsaD gene encoding tRNA (adenosine(37)-N6)-threonylcarbamoyltransferase complex transferase subunit TsaD, with product MILSIESSCDDSSIAITEIATKKVLYHKKISQEAQHSCYGGVVPELASRLHAVALPEILKETQPYFEKLKAIAVTNQPGLGVTLLEGIAMAKTLSTLLEIPLIPVHHLKGHIYSLFIEKEPIMPLLVLLISGGHTQVIRVESFEHMEILATSMDDSVGESFDKCAKMMGLGYPGGPLIEALALKGDENRFDLPVPLRNSPLISFSLSGLKNAVRLQVEALGGSEGMSEQDKADLSASFQKAVKLHLLQKSKKIFAKEKIRDFAIVGGASANKYLRNAYQDLCDEFGKTMHVAPLEYCADNAAMIGRYALEAYQRNLFIDPNEIDIVSNKKQQNGMLL from the coding sequence ATGATCTTAAGTATTGAATCCAGCTGCGATGACAGCTCCATAGCTATCACTGAAATAGCCACCAAAAAAGTCCTCTATCATAAGAAGATCTCCCAGGAGGCACAACACTCCTGTTACGGAGGTGTGGTCCCTGAACTTGCATCGAGACTACATGCTGTTGCATTGCCTGAGATCCTGAAAGAGACCCAGCCCTACTTTGAAAAGCTCAAAGCCATAGCGGTCACCAACCAACCCGGACTGGGAGTCACGCTGCTTGAGGGTATAGCGATGGCGAAAACCTTAAGTACGCTGCTTGAGATACCGCTTATCCCTGTACATCACCTCAAAGGGCACATCTACTCACTTTTTATCGAAAAAGAACCTATTATGCCCCTGCTTGTACTTCTCATCTCAGGAGGGCATACACAGGTCATCAGGGTTGAAAGTTTTGAGCATATGGAGATCCTTGCTACCAGTATGGATGACTCAGTGGGGGAAAGTTTTGACAAATGTGCCAAAATGATGGGCTTGGGCTACCCCGGAGGACCCCTCATAGAAGCATTGGCTCTTAAAGGAGATGAAAACCGTTTCGATCTGCCTGTACCGTTACGCAACTCTCCCCTTATTTCCTTTTCACTCTCGGGACTGAAAAATGCCGTCAGACTTCAAGTAGAAGCACTTGGCGGCAGTGAAGGTATGAGCGAACAGGATAAGGCAGATCTCTCTGCATCCTTTCAAAAAGCGGTCAAGCTTCACCTGCTTCAAAAAAGCAAAAAGATCTTTGCCAAAGAGAAGATCAGAGACTTCGCCATTGTCGGCGGAGCCTCCGCAAATAAATACCTGCGGAATGCCTATCAAGACCTGTGTGATGAATTCGGGAAAACGATGCATGTGGCACCCCTTGAATATTGTGCAGACAATGCGGCCATGATAGGAAGATATGCACTTGAAGCCTATCAAAGAAATCTCTTCATTGATCCCAATGAGATAGATATTGTAAGCAACAAAAAACAACAAAACGGGATGCTTCTTTGA
- the gyrB gene encoding DNA topoisomerase (ATP-hydrolyzing) subunit B, protein MSEYGASNIKVLKGLEAVRKRPGMYIGDTSTKGLHHLVYEVVDNSIDEAMAGFCDTIKVTLTKEGSAIIEDNGRGIPVKEHPTEKISAATVVLTVLHAGGKFDKDTYKVSGGLHGVGVSVVNALSKDLSLTIFKDGEIHEQSFKAGIPQEVLKATGTTRKHGTKVEFWPDETIFQDSVTFQKEILMKRFKELCYLNPKITIEFKDDRDGTKEMYHFEGGIKQFVEDMNTKTPLSTAQFFQGKMDDIEIDIALMYCDSDSEKSLSFVNNIKTAEGGTHEAGFRAGLTRSMATYIAKNANAKEKGTKITGDDCKEGLISIVSVRVPEPQFEGQTKGKLGSSYVRPLVQKFFSEHFNKYLEETPLEAKEIMGQILLAARGRDAAKRAKDLVKRKDSMSVGTLPGKLADCQSKDPEISEIYLVEGDSAGGSAKQGRDRVFQAILPLKGKILNVEKARLEKILKSDEIKNMITALGCGIGDEFDEEKLRYHKIIIMTDADVDGSHIQTLLMTFFFRFLKPIIEKGYLYLAQPPLYRYKKGKNEVYLKDEKALNDYLIENGISAIESSTMGQADLVDLFKLVAYYRMTLKEIEKRFALPEVLRYMIENPDVIGTNNQELAKTIEAYIGKLGYNILNKTITEDTIHLFVQTNDGLEELIVDELLFTNPHYNEAIHIHQKINDHITDEFKDQDLLTLFTEVESSAKKGAYIQRYKGLGEMNPEQLWETTMTPENRRLLQVTIEDDESASDTFTLFMGDEVEPRRNYIESHAKDVKHLDV, encoded by the coding sequence ATGTCAGAATATGGTGCTAGTAATATTAAAGTTCTTAAAGGACTAGAAGCGGTAAGAAAAAGACCTGGTATGTACATTGGTGATACATCGACAAAAGGTCTTCATCACCTTGTATACGAAGTCGTAGATAACTCTATCGATGAAGCGATGGCAGGGTTCTGTGATACGATCAAGGTCACACTTACTAAAGAGGGTTCCGCCATCATTGAAGATAATGGCCGTGGTATCCCTGTCAAAGAGCACCCAACCGAAAAAATATCAGCAGCAACAGTCGTACTGACCGTCCTACATGCCGGTGGTAAATTCGATAAAGATACCTACAAGGTTTCAGGTGGACTTCATGGTGTGGGTGTCTCTGTTGTAAATGCCCTTTCCAAAGACTTAAGCCTTACCATCTTTAAAGACGGTGAGATCCATGAGCAGTCATTTAAAGCAGGTATCCCGCAGGAGGTACTGAAAGCAACAGGCACAACAAGAAAACATGGTACTAAAGTAGAGTTCTGGCCGGATGAGACCATCTTTCAAGACAGTGTCACTTTCCAAAAAGAGATCTTGATGAAAAGATTCAAAGAACTCTGTTACCTGAATCCAAAGATCACTATCGAATTTAAAGATGACCGTGATGGTACGAAAGAAATGTATCATTTTGAAGGTGGTATCAAGCAATTCGTTGAAGATATGAATACAAAGACACCTCTTTCAACGGCACAGTTCTTCCAAGGTAAAATGGATGATATCGAAATCGATATCGCACTCATGTATTGTGATTCAGACTCAGAAAAATCACTCTCTTTTGTCAACAACATTAAAACAGCGGAGGGCGGTACCCACGAGGCAGGTTTTAGAGCGGGTCTTACACGTTCTATGGCAACATATATCGCTAAAAATGCCAATGCAAAAGAAAAAGGGACCAAAATCACAGGTGATGACTGTAAAGAAGGTCTGATATCCATCGTTTCTGTACGTGTCCCTGAACCACAATTCGAAGGACAGACCAAAGGGAAACTGGGATCTTCTTATGTACGTCCTTTGGTACAGAAATTCTTCTCTGAACACTTTAACAAATACCTTGAAGAGACCCCTTTGGAAGCAAAAGAGATCATGGGACAGATACTTCTTGCCGCGAGAGGTAGAGATGCAGCGAAACGTGCAAAAGACTTGGTAAAACGTAAAGACTCTATGAGCGTGGGAACACTCCCGGGTAAACTTGCAGACTGCCAAAGCAAAGACCCTGAGATCTCTGAGATCTACCTGGTGGAAGGGGATTCTGCCGGTGGTTCTGCCAAGCAGGGGCGTGACAGGGTTTTCCAGGCGATCCTGCCGCTCAAAGGTAAGATCCTTAACGTAGAGAAAGCACGTTTGGAAAAGATCCTCAAATCTGACGAGATCAAAAATATGATCACGGCACTGGGTTGCGGTATCGGTGACGAGTTTGATGAAGAGAAATTAAGATACCACAAGATCATTATCATGACCGATGCCGACGTGGATGGTTCTCACATTCAGACACTGCTTATGACCTTCTTCTTTAGATTCCTGAAACCGATCATTGAAAAAGGGTATCTCTATCTTGCACAGCCACCGCTTTACCGTTACAAAAAAGGTAAAAATGAAGTCTACCTGAAAGATGAAAAAGCGCTCAATGATTATCTGATAGAGAACGGTATCTCTGCGATTGAAAGCAGTACTATGGGGCAAGCAGACCTTGTGGACCTCTTTAAACTGGTAGCATACTACCGCATGACACTCAAAGAGATAGAAAAACGTTTTGCATTGCCTGAAGTACTTCGTTATATGATCGAAAACCCTGATGTGATAGGCACAAATAACCAAGAACTTGCAAAAACAATAGAAGCCTACATTGGTAAACTGGGTTATAACATCCTCAACAAAACCATCACTGAAGATACGATCCATCTCTTTGTACAAACCAATGATGGACTCGAAGAACTCATCGTGGATGAGCTACTCTTTACAAACCCTCATTATAATGAAGCGATACATATACACCAAAAGATCAATGACCACATTACCGATGAATTTAAAGACCAGGACCTTCTTACGCTCTTTACCGAGGTTGAAAGTTCAGCAAAAAAAGGTGCCTATATCCAGCGCTATAAAGGTTTGGGGGAAATGAACCCCGAACAACTTTGGGAAACAACCATGACGCCGGAGAACAGAAGACTGTTACAGGTGACCATAGAGGACGATGAGAGTGCCAGTGATACCTTCACACTCTTCATGGGAGATGAAGTAGAACCTAGAAGAAACTACATTGAAAGCCATGCCAAAGATGTAAAACACTTGGATGTTTAA
- a CDS encoding EAL domain-containing protein, which translates to MLYSQKEERGRRFILALRAGMPILILVFLVFYTTLDHENTINIGLKDGVLLAAITFIAIYYIYFLMNLSVQETFLDQTTQGFNKKTFVKKLQAYKPKSLACLSIENLPLLSENYSSDQIDNLLYTVSRKLNLIFKQNGLEKVLIGRGRGSEFLIALNDNYTHIETILETLIQENGSINDIDVEFKFAIITNPHGDFTKAILQLRDILASQSEEDSQEKDNPKTKDAQELSGIEKEVIATIQKKKLLLSFRPLMNTSSHKIDTYEISVKLKSETHKDILPRVFLPIINRLGLGREYDFTLITHVIDLLPLVDETISFTFNLSPFSLRDHSFQAKLFAYLEAKKVDPSRLIIQLYERKTHHDLSGYLKTLKNFRSLGIRICIDNFGSSNASMEYMKHFKFDMIQFDRSYVTNLEDETTYAMLHSLINMAKELHVQTVAKWVDNETQENKLKTLGIDYIQGFGVSKSINEETLINRYN; encoded by the coding sequence ATGCTCTACTCACAAAAAGAAGAAAGAGGACGACGTTTTATACTGGCGCTTAGAGCCGGTATGCCCATACTCATTCTTGTTTTTCTTGTTTTTTACACAACACTGGATCATGAAAATACGATCAACATTGGGCTGAAAGATGGGGTACTGCTTGCTGCCATCACTTTTATTGCCATCTACTACATTTATTTTTTAATGAATCTCAGTGTGCAGGAAACGTTCCTCGACCAAACCACACAGGGGTTCAATAAAAAAACATTTGTCAAAAAACTTCAAGCGTATAAACCAAAATCTCTGGCATGCCTAAGTATTGAAAACCTTCCTTTGTTAAGTGAAAATTACAGCAGCGACCAAATAGATAATCTTCTTTATACCGTATCCAGGAAATTGAACCTCATATTCAAACAAAACGGTTTAGAAAAGGTACTGATAGGCCGGGGACGCGGTTCAGAATTTTTGATCGCACTGAATGACAACTATACCCATATAGAAACGATCTTGGAAACGCTGATACAAGAGAACGGCAGTATCAACGATATTGACGTGGAGTTTAAATTTGCGATTATCACGAATCCCCATGGAGACTTTACGAAAGCCATACTGCAACTTCGGGATATCCTCGCAAGCCAATCTGAAGAGGACAGTCAAGAGAAAGATAACCCTAAGACAAAAGATGCCCAGGAACTTTCGGGTATAGAAAAAGAGGTGATTGCTACGATCCAAAAGAAAAAATTACTTTTATCGTTCAGGCCTCTCATGAACACATCCAGCCATAAGATCGATACCTACGAAATCTCGGTCAAGCTGAAGTCAGAAACCCATAAGGACATCCTGCCGCGTGTATTTCTACCTATTATTAACCGCTTGGGTCTGGGAAGAGAGTATGACTTCACATTGATCACACATGTCATAGACCTCTTGCCCCTTGTGGATGAGACGATCTCCTTTACCTTTAATCTCTCACCTTTTTCACTCAGAGACCACTCTTTTCAGGCAAAACTCTTTGCCTACCTAGAGGCAAAAAAGGTCGACCCGTCTCGTCTCATTATCCAGCTCTATGAACGTAAAACACACCATGACCTTAGCGGATACCTTAAAACCCTCAAGAATTTTAGATCCCTTGGGATACGTATCTGCATCGATAATTTTGGTTCCTCCAATGCTTCCATGGAATATATGAAGCATTTTAAATTTGACATGATACAGTTTGATAGGAGTTATGTGACAAACTTGGAAGATGAAACCACGTATGCTATGCTACACTCTTTAATCAATATGGCAAAAGAGTTACACGTACAGACGGTGGCCAAGTGGGTCGACAATGAAACCCAGGAGAACAAACTCAAAACGCTGGGTATTGACTACATACAGGGATTTGGGGTAAGCAAATCCATCAATGAAGAAACATTAATCAATAGATACAACTAA
- the queF gene encoding preQ(1) synthase, whose translation MKYGEKEILEFDIHSEENYWPNEHQKNYTINIELPEFMCMCPRSGYPDFATIKLSYQPDQKVIELKALKLYINSFMRRYISHENSANEIYDTLYSKLKPKSMKLIADFNPRGNVHTVIEIDSTKN comes from the coding sequence ATGAAATACGGTGAAAAAGAGATACTGGAATTTGATATTCACAGTGAAGAGAATTACTGGCCTAATGAGCATCAAAAAAATTATACGATCAATATTGAACTGCCTGAGTTCATGTGTATGTGCCCCCGCTCAGGATATCCTGATTTTGCTACGATCAAACTCAGCTATCAACCAGATCAGAAGGTGATAGAGCTGAAAGCACTCAAACTCTACATCAATTCATTTATGAGAAGATATATCTCTCATGAAAACTCTGCCAATGAGATCTATGATACTCTTTACAGCAAGCTGAAGCCTAAATCTATGAAACTTATCGCAGACTTTAACCCCAGAGGGAATGTGCATACCGTCATAGAGATAGACAGTACAAAAAACTAA
- a CDS encoding helix-turn-helix domain containing protein: MIDFHEVMQRVKQILSAQTKKEKILDRDIADSLKLDPQYFAVIKRRKKIPYESLAHFCEKHKISLNWILLAQKPQYLT, translated from the coding sequence ATGATAGATTTTCATGAAGTGATGCAAAGAGTCAAACAGATCCTCTCTGCACAGACCAAGAAAGAAAAAATACTAGACCGAGATATAGCTGACTCTCTGAAACTCGATCCCCAATACTTTGCGGTCATCAAAAGACGCAAAAAGATCCCCTATGAATCACTGGCCCATTTCTGTGAGAAGCATAAGATCAGTCTGAATTGGATACTACTGGCACAAAAACCTCAGTATTTGACCTAA
- a CDS encoding DUF2853 family protein — protein sequence MSKLDEKIEHYVAVSKELGLGLPEDLIAKVTAGLGPSIYQQDAETVSCSDRAELDTVKKNFLGNKLGVDADDVTLDAAITKVCEAMGTSNRHKYRALFYALLTKEFGKESLYD from the coding sequence ATGAGTAAATTAGATGAAAAAATTGAACACTATGTGGCTGTTTCCAAAGAATTAGGTTTAGGTCTCCCAGAAGACCTCATTGCCAAAGTTACGGCTGGATTAGGGCCATCTATCTATCAACAGGATGCGGAAACGGTATCCTGTTCGGACCGCGCAGAACTTGACACCGTCAAAAAGAATTTTTTAGGGAATAAATTAGGGGTTGATGCAGATGATGTCACATTAGATGCTGCGATCACAAAAGTATGTGAAGCGATGGGCACATCGAACAGACATAAATACAGAGCGCTCTTCTATGCACTCCTTACCAAAGAGTTTGGCAAAGAATCTCTCTATGATTAA
- the fusA gene encoding elongation factor G gives MARTHKLEDVRNIGIAAHIDAGKTTTTERILFYTGVEHKIGEVHDGAATMDWMEQEQERGITITSAATTCEWLGKQINIIDTPGHVDFTIEVERSMRVLDGAVSVFCAVGGVQPQSETVWRQRNRYGVPSLVFVNKMDRTGADFLEVERQIRERLKGNPLVIQLPIGAEENFEGVVDLVKMKEVVWDAEAAMGSAYSEQEIRPELQEQAEEYREKMIEEISSVDGNEALMEKYMEGEELTQDEIIAGIKAATIGMHVVPMLPGTAFKNKGVQTLLDAVVAYLPSPVEAPAIKGTMMEDEEKEVIVDSTDNGPFASLAFKIMTDPFVGQLTFIRVYRGSLESGSYVLNSTKEKKERIGRIMKMHAIKREEVSEIYAGEIGAVVGLKNTTTGDTLCSDKDKVVLERMDFPEPVISVAVEPKTKADQEKMGLALGKLAAEDPSFRVNTDEESGQTIISGMGELHLEILVDRMKREFKVEAEVGAPQVAYRETIRKSVEKEYKYAKQSGGRGQFGHVYLRIEPQEAGAGYEFIDEVKGGAIPKEFIQPVNKGIQEAMARGIQAGYPVEDVKVTLYDGSYHDVDSSEMAFKLAGSMGFREGCKVANPVILEPLMKVEVEVPEDYMGDVIGDVAKRRGQVSGMDDRAGNKIVNAFVPLSEMFGYSTDLRSMTQGRATYAMEFDHYEEVPSNVAKEIIEKRNS, from the coding sequence ATGGCAAGAACGCACAAACTTGAAGACGTAAGAAACATCGGTATTGCTGCTCACATTGATGCAGGAAAAACGACAACAACGGAAAGAATTCTTTTCTATACAGGTGTTGAACACAAGATTGGTGAAGTACATGATGGTGCTGCGACTATGGACTGGATGGAACAAGAGCAGGAAAGAGGTATTACGATCACTTCTGCGGCTACAACTTGTGAGTGGCTAGGTAAACAGATCAACATTATCGACACTCCGGGTCACGTTGACTTTACTATTGAAGTTGAACGTTCTATGAGAGTACTTGACGGTGCTGTTTCAGTATTCTGTGCTGTTGGCGGGGTTCAACCGCAATCAGAAACAGTATGGAGACAAAGAAACCGTTATGGTGTACCTTCACTTGTGTTTGTAAACAAAATGGACAGAACAGGTGCAGACTTCCTTGAAGTTGAGAGACAGATCCGTGAAAGACTTAAAGGTAACCCATTGGTTATCCAGCTTCCTATCGGTGCTGAAGAGAACTTCGAAGGTGTTGTTGACCTTGTAAAGATGAAAGAAGTTGTATGGGATGCAGAAGCTGCAATGGGTTCTGCATACAGTGAGCAAGAGATTCGTCCTGAGCTTCAGGAACAAGCTGAAGAGTACCGTGAAAAGATGATCGAAGAGATCTCTTCAGTAGACGGTAATGAAGCGCTTATGGAAAAATACATGGAGGGTGAAGAGCTTACTCAAGATGAGATCATTGCTGGTATCAAAGCTGCAACGATCGGTATGCATGTCGTACCAATGCTCCCAGGTACAGCATTTAAAAACAAAGGTGTTCAAACACTACTTGACGCTGTTGTTGCTTACCTTCCATCTCCTGTTGAAGCACCTGCGATCAAGGGTACTATGATGGAAGATGAGGAGAAAGAGGTCATTGTTGATTCAACTGATAATGGCCCATTTGCTTCACTTGCGTTTAAAATCATGACAGACCCATTTGTTGGTCAATTGACATTTATCCGTGTATACCGTGGTTCTTTAGAATCAGGTTCTTATGTACTCAACTCTACAAAAGAGAAAAAAGAGCGTATTGGTCGTATCATGAAAATGCACGCGATCAAACGTGAAGAAGTATCTGAGATCTATGCGGGTGAGATCGGTGCTGTTGTTGGACTTAAGAATACAACAACAGGTGATACACTTTGTTCTGATAAAGATAAAGTAGTACTTGAGAGAATGGATTTCCCTGAGCCGGTTATCTCTGTCGCTGTTGAACCTAAGACAAAAGCTGACCAGGAAAAAATGGGACTTGCACTTGGTAAACTTGCTGCAGAAGATCCATCTTTCCGTGTGAATACGGATGAAGAGTCTGGTCAAACAATTATCTCTGGAATGGGTGAACTTCACCTTGAGATCCTTGTAGACAGAATGAAAAGAGAATTTAAAGTTGAAGCGGAAGTTGGTGCACCGCAAGTTGCATACCGTGAGACTATTAGAAAATCTGTGGAAAAAGAATACAAGTATGCGAAACAGTCTGGTGGTCGTGGGCAGTTCGGTCATGTTTACCTTAGAATCGAGCCTCAAGAGGCAGGGGCAGGGTATGAGTTTATTGATGAAGTTAAAGGAGGGGCTATTCCAAAAGAATTTATCCAGCCGGTTAACAAAGGTATCCAGGAAGCGATGGCAAGAGGTATTCAGGCAGGATACCCTGTTGAGGATGTAAAAGTAACTCTATATGATGGTTCTTACCATGATGTTGACTCATCTGAAATGGCGTTTAAACTTGCTGGTTCTATGGGATTCAGAGAGGGTTGTAAAGTAGCGAATCCAGTCATCCTTGAGCCATTGATGAAAGTTGAAGTTGAAGTACCTGAAGACTATATGGGTGATGTTATCGGGGATGTTGCTAAAAGACGTGGTCAAGTATCGGGTATGGATGACAGAGCTGGTAACAAGATCGTGAATGCCTTCGTGCCACTTTCTGAAATGTTCGGTTACTCAACAGACCTACGTTCAATGACTCAAGGTCGTGCAACGTATGCTATGGAATTCGATCACTATGAAGAGGTTCCGTCTAACGTAGCTAAAGAGATCATCGAAAAAAGAAACAGCTAA
- the rpsG gene encoding 30S ribosomal protein S7, whose amino-acid sequence MRRRKAPVRPVLPDPVHGSKVLTKFINAVMLDGKKSTAQKVMYAALERIESKSGEKGIDVFNKAMDNVKPVMEVKSRRVGGATYQVPIEVRPVRQQSLGIRWIVDAARKRNERTMMERLSNELMDAATEKGSAFKKKEDTYRMAEANKAFAHYRW is encoded by the coding sequence ATGAGAAGAAGAAAAGCTCCCGTTAGACCGGTATTGCCAGATCCAGTACACGGTTCTAAAGTATTAACAAAGTTCATCAATGCAGTAATGCTTGATGGTAAGAAAAGCACAGCGCAAAAAGTAATGTATGCTGCGTTAGAGAGAATTGAATCAAAATCTGGAGAAAAAGGTATTGACGTATTCAACAAAGCGATGGATAACGTGAAACCTGTCATGGAAGTAAAATCTAGAAGAGTAGGTGGTGCAACGTACCAAGTGCCTATCGAAGTTAGACCTGTAAGACAACAATCACTGGGAATCAGATGGATCGTTGATGCAGCTAGAAAAAGAAATGAAAGAACAATGATGGAGCGTTTAAGTAATGAACTTATGGACGCTGCAACTGAAAAAGGTTCTGCTTTCAAGAAGAAAGAAGATACGTATAGAATGGCTGAAGCGAACAAAGCGTTTGCTCACTACAGATGGTAA
- the rpsL gene encoding 30S ribosomal protein S12 yields the protein MPTINQLIRKERKKQVKKSKSPALVKCPQRRGVCTRVYTTTPKKPNSALRKVAKVRLTSGFEVISYIGGEGHNLQEHSIVLVRGGRIKDLPGVKYHIVRGALDASGVTGRTVARSKYGTKRPK from the coding sequence TTGCCTACAATTAATCAATTGATTCGTAAAGAACGTAAAAAGCAAGTGAAAAAATCAAAATCACCTGCACTCGTAAAATGTCCTCAGAGAAGAGGCGTATGTACTAGAGTATATACTACAACACCAAAGAAACCTAACTCAGCACTTAGAAAAGTTGCTAAAGTAAGATTGACAAGCGGTTTTGAAGTGATCTCATACATCGGTGGTGAAGGTCACAACCTTCAAGAACACTCTATCGTACTTGTAAGAGGCGGAAGAATTAAAGATTTACCTGGTGTTAAGTATCACATTGTACGTGGTGCACTAGATGCTTCAGGTGTAACTGGAAGAACAGTTGCAAGATCTAAATACGGTACTAAAAGACCTAAATAA